From the genome of Pseudophryne corroboree isolate aPseCor3 chromosome 9, aPseCor3.hap2, whole genome shotgun sequence:
ctctcagaccaccacctgctctcctttaacgtaTCTCTCTCTGccactccatctctacctcctaaggctaccatcactaaacgcaacattgaggctatcgacaccacttccctatcctccctactcAACTCACTTCTCTCGCCTATATTGTCTCTCTTatgtcctgaacaagccacatccttatacaatgcttcccttacttctgctcttgactctgtcgctccaccaaccactattcaccctcgcagatcaacacctcaaccctggcacaccaaatgcaccagatatttgcaaaaatgctcacgtactgctgagcgacagtggaggaaattgcgctctaaggcagacttcctccatttcaaacttatgctctcatcattcagtgttgccctttccctcgctaaacagtcattcTTCAAAAACCTCAtattcctcccagtcttccaacccccagcgcctctttgccactctcaactccctcctctgcccaccaccaccttgtctcccccctcactctctcctcttgactttgccacttacttcacctccaaaattgactccatatgtcaggacatcacatcccaccaaaaaatgagcaaccagccacctcctatcccttaccacccctctccttccctcttactaactctgacatctttctcccatgtatctagtgaggaagtcatggccctcattcgttcctcacccccctccacctccccacttgaccctatcccctcccgcctcctccgctacttcTCTTtatgcctgctcccatcttgcccaccttctcaatctctccctctcatcaggcattgtcccctctgccttcaagcatgcactcgtctcccctattcttgaaaaacctacccttgatccacacactctccaactatcgacccatctctctccttccttttgtcTCCAAacgccttgagcatattgtctataaccaccttactgcctttctttcctcccactcactacttgacctattccagtctggcttccatcctctccactccactgaaactgccctcacaaaagtctgcatgcCCTtctatctgctaaatccaagggtcactactcattgcttattcttcttgacctctctgctgcttttgacactgtggaccactctctccttctgcaaatctttcactcccttggtctgcgtgatactgccctctcctggctactACCTCTCTGacagttccttctctgtctcctctcatggctccacctctcccccacttccactaactgaagGTGTCCCCCAagactctgttcttggtcctctccttttctctctctgtacatcctctttaggagaacgcattagctcttttgacttacaatatcatctctatgctgatgctactcaaatctacctttcctcccctgacctctctcctgctctcctcactcatgtatccaactgtctctctgctatctcttcttggatgtcctagTGCTTTCCTAAACTTAACATGTcttagactgagctgatcatcttcccaccctcccagacaacctcacctcccacaatttcattatctatagatggcactactatctcctctagcccccaagtgcgctgtcttggagtaatcctggactcctccctctccttcaaaccacacattcagcacctatgacaaacctgtcatttttatctcaaaaacatttccatgaTGAGACCCATTCTCACCCAGGATACCACTAAGACCCTCatcaactcactggtcatctccagactggactactgtaatctcctcctgactggcattcctgacaaacacctctctccactcctatctatcctcaatgctgctgcccggatcatcttcctcaccaaacgcactacgtccacctctcctctcttactagagcttcactggctccccttccccatcAGAATCCATTTAAAGCTTCTCACagtcacaaagccctcacccactcctctcccagttacatctctgaccttttctccctttacactcccgcctgtcctcttcgctctgctaatgcacgccacctctcctgccttctgattacttcctcccgctcctgcctacaagattttgcacgtgctgcaccctttttctggaattctctacctctgcccctcagactctccacctctacaaaacttcaaacgggttctcaagacccacttcttcaccaaacccagccgtctctcatgcttagccttctgtggcccacgctcactttctaccccatccttgtcacccctgtctgtgtgccccttccctttagaatgtaagctctcgtgagcagggtcctcttccctcatgtgctttttcgtctcttacttaacctatcatctcttcaatactccctttgatggcaccaaatccttcagtgttctgccgccctgatacttatttcagtgctgtttactgacgcagctatgtttatataccctgtacttgtcctatattgtattgaactgtaagtcactgtcttcatgttttgcttatttgtttactctgtaattgggcgctgtggatcccatgtggcaccatataaataaaggataataataataataataatagtagtgtaaaaataaatctgtctAGTATCTGTGGACTACAGacaagaagcagccagtatttatcctgaacAGAaactatataaatgtatttgctccccttgcagtacagcatggtttgttccagacacaaaggtaTTTAATTACAAATCAGAATTAAGCCCAATATACATTGTAACAAAAGCAAAAATAATATAATTATTGTCAACTGAATTAATGTAATGTCAACAGAGAATGTCAGTGATCAGTATCAAAGTACTATATACTGTAAGATGAATGGATTGGATGTTTAAAGCCTCTTTTCATAGTGTCTACAGGAAAATGACTAATCAATCAATGTGTTGTTACTGTATATTTTAGAATGATCTAATCTCTACAATCGTTATCAGAGAGCTAAATTATGCATTAGTAGTGATTTGGCTTAACTATAACATATGTTGTATATTATATCATTATTATGATTTGACTAgtcaccagcctgtcaaaatgatgaaACAACACATCAGTAATGTCAGTACCAGCTGTGCgtacccgaatggagcaacactttaaTTGCTCCATCGATTGCCATCCAGTGGCCGCCAGTGCGCAAAAtacttaaatccccccccccccccaaatagagGCGAGGAGCagggttagccttttattatataggatttctaTAATAACTGCTCATTTTTTCTGCCTAAAATAAAGCACACAATCAGATTGTTTTATACAATAGTTTGTCTGCTGGGGAAAACAGACTAATTAATCATTATCAATCATTGCTAGGTAGCCAGTCCTTATAAACTGAGGGGAGATGTCCCAAACCTTTGAGAGATCAAGAGCAGAAGTTGCCCATCGCAATCAATCAGCTTGGCAAAATGACCCCTGTGAATTTTGTTCACACGCAGCAATTTGTGTGGCCAGTTTTAATAATGTTGACATGAAAGGAAAAACCATTAATAAGTATGACTGTGACTCTAAGGGGCAGATTGAATTACCTGCAGGTAAATCTCCAAGTTTAAtatctggagctattcaattgttgccgcATTTTCACAGTAAACCCGAGAATAACATGCGGTAACCCATAGATTCTACATTAATAATGGAATCTATATATTCCCCCACATGTTAAACCCCAGAGCGTGCATTTAGCATGGATTTTTCCTCATAGAGGCTGGGGGAAACTTGGCGTTAAGTGCATCCTCTGGGGTGCAGAACCTAACTGAATAGAGTAAACCCATggataattgaatctgcccctaggtGTCATGAttcactgcagtaccactcttcTGTCCGACAGTGGTGCTGCTTTCCCCAATCATGCTACTACGCAATGTTCCAGCCAGTTTTCTCCCATGTTCTGTTGATGATCCTGCAAGTCTATGTTAATTGCCTGATTCAGCTGCTATGGGCTGCATGTGTGACTCATTTTTAAACATTCTCTACAGTCAATTCCTGAGACAGATTCCTGTACCTCTGGTTACCTTTTTATCCTGGTGGATTCTGTTCCTTGGACTCCCTGTGTTTCCAGTATATGGCTCTTCCTGTGCTATCCAGAATTCCTGCTCAGCATTGCTCTACAGCATTCAGCTCCAGTGCTATCCAGAACACCTGAACGGCAGCCACATCCAGGTGGTCCTACACTGCTcaggtggtcctacactacataataatagCCACAATTTGGGTCATATATTCATGTGTTCCTAAATTGAGAACCAATTGAGCTGGAGGCAACCTAATATCCTCCAAAATGGCACCACAAGTATCATAATTTCCTCCAGCTACTCATTACATACAGTGTATGCCTGTGCcagtgatacacagaatggaaatTTGCTTACAATCAATTTATTGGTTCACCACAGGTGCTTGTAGGGGAAGGTTTAATCTAGACTCGAAAAAATAAGACACAAATTACCCAGCAAACTGAAATGGGTCAGCAAAAGAGATATGCATCCTACAGAATAATAAAAATCAAatggaatatgatgatgatgatgatgatgatgatgatgcccaaTTAGGTCAAAGTAGATGGCACTGGCTCCATGTGCAGGTCCAAAATGATGCCAGATCTTGAACATCATCTGATTGTGATCTATGAGACATTGATTGGGACTGGTGGAGAATTTGCTTGGACAATCGTCGGAGTATGTGTATTTATACTTGTATTAGAATAACTGTGCCCCATAGGACCTTATCGCTGAACCTGAGCAATGGACAGGCACATCTGTCCAAATTACCCACGTACTTGTATTGTCATATTGGACCAGTGTCTGACTGGTCAGCACTATTTAAGCCCCCTACATATGGAGGTGCATGCCCACATACCCCTTTGAAGAACAGCTAAAAAAAACCAATCTGCACATTTTTGGATTACAATTTAAATATGAAATATCTTTTAAAAATATTGTCCATGGCTTTCAGGACTTGCTTGTTTCTCAGAGTATAAACTAGAGGGTTTAGCATGGGGACCACCGCTGTGTACAGCAAGGGGAGAATTTTGTTTTGTTTGTGAGATTGCTCTGACTCTGGGATCAAGTAGGAACTGAGGGACGTGCCACAGAATAATATTACAATGGTGAGATGGGACGAGCAGCTGGAGAAAGCCTTTACTCTACCCGCCGAGCTACGGATCTTTATGATAGTAGCAATTATACATGTATAAGAGACTAATATGAGCACAGAGGGCATAAGTCCAAAAACTACACATTCCACAGATACCAGCATCACAAGATCTGTGATATCACCACTAAGTAGCATTACCATGGTTTTTGTATCACAGAAAAAATGACTAATGTTTTGGGAAATGCACAATGCTAAAGAAGAAACAAGAACAATATAGGGTAACGAATTAAAGAAGCCGACAATCCAGGAGACAGAAAATAATGTAACACACAAGTTTTTGTTCATAATGATTGTATAGCGCAGAGGAACACAGATGGCGACATAGCGGTCATAGGCCATAGCAGTAAAGAGTAAAAACTCTGCTCCAATACTAAAAGTGAAGAAGAACATCTGTGTGATGCATGCTGGGAAGGCAATTCTGGTGTCATCTGTTACCAGGATAGAGAGGAATTTGGGAAGAACGCTGGAGACGTAGATGATGTCTTGCAGTGATAGGTTACACAGGAAATAGTACATAGGAGTATGGAGCTGTGGGGTCAGATATATAAGACCAGTGATAATCAGATTCCCCAGCACTGTCAGTAAGTACATTACCAGGATCCCAATGAAGAGCACaagctgaaggtcctcagagaTGGAGAACGCCAGGAGGTGAAAGTCTCTCTGTACTGTGCAGTTTATGAGATATTCCTTCATCCTTCCTGCAGGCTCAGGATCAGCCACAGAGTAACCTGATGGGGTCAGTAAGAAGAGGTCATACAGTGCTACATTTAAGTTTGCAAAATATATTCTAGTACATAGAGTTATAGTTCATAAACTATATTTATAACGAGTCACAATCTTAGCACTGAGCTCTCCTGCCTTATCCACTCCTTATTCTGGCAACATGATTTGTCACACTACAAATGAGTAAACAAAATAACTTTCAgtcatatatactgtgtatttatctcgatagatagatagatagatagatagatagatagacagatagatagacattgTATTGCTTGCACTTTATGTGGTGATTATGGGGTGAAGCACAACCAGTGACCTTCCCAGGCAGCATCTTCTTTTACTTGAAGGATTAAAAAAATGGTGCAAAGCAGATTTAAAAAGTCATCTTTAGTCATAGTGTTACATCTTTTGTACTAATTTTCTGGGCCAAGTGCATTAGTAAACGTCCCCCATTGTTCCCACAAATTATGACTCTACACTGTCCAGTATACTGATGTTTTATTAGTCCTAATAGGGAAGGTCTTGGACTCAAACAAGACAACAGTGGATCCATCCAGTTATTGGCATTGTGTGCTACTGTATACTAACCTAAGTGGTCACTCAGCCCAAGGCTGAACACCAAtacattaaaaaattataattatgaaattattacaggttgagtatcccatatccaaatattccaaaatacggaatattccgaaatacggacttttttgagtgagaatgagatagtgaaatctttgttttttgatgactcaatgtacacaaactttgtttaatacacaaagttataaaaaatattgtattaaattgccttcaggctgtgtgtataaggtgtataagaaacataaatgcattctgtgcttagatttaggtcccatcaccatgatatctcattatggtatgcaattattccaaaatacggaaaaatccgatatccaaaatacctctggtcccaagcattttggataagggatactcaacctgtacttacttcTAGGTATGTGAATTAGTTTCAAGGAAAAATCATGAATACAAAACACAGAAGTAAATTTAGAGGTTTATTAATGGCACTCAGACCCAGAAAAGTCCACATATATTTAGGAATTGTATCAGAactcattatgacatcacagcaccaGCACAGAAAGAAACTATTGCAATTATATTTCA
Proteins encoded in this window:
- the LOC134957166 gene encoding olfactory receptor 5V1-like — translated: MKEYLINCTVQRDFHLLAFSISEDLQLVLFIGILVMYLLTVLGNLIITGLIYLTPQLHTPMYYFLCNLSLQDIIYVSSVLPKFLSILVTDDTRIAFPACITQMFFFTFSIGAEFLLFTAMAYDRYVAICVPLRYTIIMNKNLCVTLFSVSWIVGFFNSLPYIVLVSSLALCISQNISHFFCDTKTMVMLLSGDITDLVMLVSVECVVFGLMPSVLILVSYTCIIATIIKIRSSAGRVKAFSSCSSHLTIVILFCGTSLSSYLIPESEQSHKQNKILPLLYTAVVPMLNPLVYTLRNKQVLKAMDNIFKRYFIFKL